Proteins encoded together in one Terriglobales bacterium window:
- a CDS encoding group I intron-associated PD-(D/E)XK endonuclease: MSPKRQGELAELAFLHRAAALGLIVMKPFGDSAPYDIVVDNGSRLLKLQIKSAASPRNGAYEINAARGRFIKRPYTRRDIDFLAAYLIPEDTWYIFPLSAFSPRKTMRLHPNRRSSYKEAWHFLLYKLQIGN, encoded by the coding sequence AAGCGCCAGGGTGAACTAGCCGAACTCGCCTTCCTCCACCGCGCCGCCGCCCTCGGCCTCATCGTCATGAAACCCTTCGGCGACTCCGCTCCCTACGACATCGTGGTGGACAACGGCTCGCGCCTGCTCAAGCTCCAAATCAAATCCGCCGCCTCGCCCCGCAACGGCGCCTACGAGATCAACGCCGCCCGCGGCCGCTTCATCAAACGGCCCTACACCCGCCGCGACATCGACTTCCTCGCCGCCTACCTCATCCCCGAAGACACCTGGTACATCTTCCCGTTATCTGCTTTCTCCCCGCGCAAAACCATGCGCCTTCACCCCAATCGCCGCTCTTCATACAAGGAGGCGTGGCACTTCTTACTTTACAAATTACAAATTGGAAATTAG